A genomic region of Arcobacter sp. F155 contains the following coding sequences:
- a CDS encoding MFS transporter produces the protein MTKATLTYYSLLAVPLAILGLPLYIYLPTFYAKDVGIDMAIVGGTLFLARLFDVFLDPYLGYLSDKSKQIFNSRKPLVLVGAILLTISFYLLINPNEEYANLWLFTFSFIVYIAWSMVNIPYLTWSAEITSNYHFKTKLNSVREIGTIIGVLIALLLPFLFSISNNTKEVLDLLFVVFLILFTYFTIVSLLKIKTVTTKDSEDFKISYLKTIYKELPKIKTLQIGYFFNNLANAIPATLFLLFVEFVIRKPDSSGLLLILYFLSGVLALPVWTAISKKISKKRVWIYSIILASSAFIFVPFLDENSFIPFLIICVVSGFSLGADLAFPTSIHSDLTQKAEEIKSNCSGLLFGLWAMITKLSLALSVAISFGILGLFDFDKINPNENSILILALLYGLAPVILKVIAIFFINKYKEDKQ, from the coding sequence ATGACTAAAGCAACTTTAACCTACTATAGTCTTCTTGCTGTTCCTTTAGCAATACTTGGACTTCCATTGTATATTTATTTGCCAACATTTTATGCAAAAGATGTTGGAATAGATATGGCTATTGTAGGTGGTACGCTTTTTTTAGCAAGACTATTTGATGTTTTTTTAGACCCTTATTTAGGTTATTTAAGTGATAAAAGCAAACAAATATTTAACTCAAGAAAACCTCTTGTACTAGTTGGAGCTATTTTATTAACTATTAGTTTTTATTTACTTATAAATCCAAATGAAGAGTATGCAAATCTTTGGTTATTTACCTTTTCATTTATAGTTTATATTGCTTGGAGTATGGTTAATATTCCTTATCTTACTTGGTCAGCAGAGATTACTTCAAATTATCACTTCAAAACAAAGCTAAATAGTGTACGAGAGATAGGAACAATTATTGGTGTATTAATAGCTTTACTTCTTCCTTTTCTATTCTCTATTTCAAATAATACAAAAGAGGTTTTAGATTTACTATTTGTTGTTTTTCTTATACTTTTTACTTATTTTACTATTGTTTCATTACTTAAAATAAAAACAGTTACTACAAAAGATAGTGAAGATTTTAAGATTTCATATTTAAAAACTATTTACAAAGAGTTACCGAAAATCAAAACACTTCAAATAGGATACTTTTTTAATAACCTTGCAAATGCAATTCCAGCAACACTATTTTTGCTTTTTGTAGAGTTTGTAATAAGAAAACCTGATTCAAGTGGTTTACTATTGATATTATATTTTTTATCAGGGGTTTTAGCGCTTCCTGTGTGGACTGCTATTTCTAAAAAAATCAGTAAAAAAAGAGTATGGATTTACTCTATTATTTTAGCCTCTAGTGCTTTTATTTTTGTTCCATTTTTAGATGAAAATAGTTTTATTCCTTTTTTAATAATATGTGTTGTTTCTGGCTTTTCTTTAGGAGCTGATTTGGCTTTTCCAACTTCAATTCATTCTGATTTAACTCAAAAAGCAGAAGAGATAAAAAGTAACTGTTCTGGTTTACTTTTTGGATTATGGGCAATGATTACAAAACTATCACTTGCCTTAAGTGTGGCTATATCTTTTGGTATTTTAGGACTTTTTGATTTTGATAAGATTAATCCAAATGAAAACTCTATTTTAATACTTGCCCTACTTTATGGTTTAGCTCCTGTTATTTTAAAAGTTATTGCAATATTTTTTATCAATAAATATAAAGAAGATAAACAATAA